One window from the genome of Aquabacterium sp. A3 encodes:
- a CDS encoding NnrS family protein, whose product MNSWRLLWSAPHRLAFFLGSVNLMLLATWWVMVHAGTRWTTGLPSVPPHSVHALLLSGGFMPLFIAGFVFTTLPRWLAIHPVSMGRLVPGICAMAVGWWGALVALMWPSPPTTAPAGGFTAAVGVVLLGWLRLAWHHGRAAWRSKAPDQGHTWLILVAWLAGAGGLAMAMLEPWWPGQGCLQAGVMLILWACLAPIFLTALHRMIPYLSMWPWSWPARQHPHALLWLVLPALAMHAGQRVMAALSVEPWRAWQMLHTGSTLVAGLALVGMACRWRRVQNLQQRMLSMLCLGCFWMGLALWLSLAQDGRPAHHAMALGAMGSLMLAMVTRVSCTHGGQPVVADQWVWWSFLSLQLVVVLRLAAGWMSALLATPLMQIALMAWSLIMIGWAWRLMGWSLRARHPAR is encoded by the coding sequence ATGAACTCTTGGCGGTTGTTGTGGTCCGCTCCACATCGACTGGCCTTCTTTCTGGGCAGCGTCAATCTCATGCTGCTGGCCACCTGGTGGGTCATGGTGCATGCCGGGACACGCTGGACGACGGGCTTGCCCAGCGTGCCGCCTCACTCGGTTCACGCGTTGCTGCTCAGTGGCGGATTCATGCCGCTGTTCATCGCAGGCTTTGTGTTCACCACCCTGCCGCGATGGCTGGCCATTCACCCTGTGTCGATGGGCAGACTGGTGCCGGGCATCTGCGCCATGGCCGTGGGCTGGTGGGGGGCGTTGGTGGCCCTGATGTGGCCCAGCCCACCGACGACTGCGCCTGCGGGCGGTTTCACGGCAGCCGTGGGCGTGGTGCTGCTGGGCTGGCTCCGTTTGGCGTGGCATCACGGACGTGCAGCATGGCGCAGCAAGGCCCCCGATCAAGGACACACCTGGCTCATCCTCGTGGCATGGCTTGCGGGGGCCGGCGGTCTGGCGATGGCCATGCTGGAGCCTTGGTGGCCTGGGCAAGGCTGCCTGCAGGCGGGAGTCATGCTCATCCTGTGGGCCTGTCTGGCCCCGATCTTCCTGACGGCCCTGCACCGCATGATCCCGTATCTGTCGATGTGGCCTTGGTCGTGGCCAGCGCGTCAACATCCCCATGCCTTACTGTGGCTGGTCTTGCCGGCCCTGGCGATGCACGCTGGCCAGCGTGTGATGGCCGCACTGAGTGTGGAGCCTTGGCGGGCGTGGCAAATGCTTCACACGGGGAGCACCCTGGTGGCGGGGCTGGCTTTGGTGGGGATGGCCTGCCGCTGGCGCCGCGTACAGAACCTGCAACAGCGCATGCTGTCCATGCTGTGCCTGGGCTGTTTCTGGATGGGGTTGGCCCTGTGGCTGTCGCTGGCACAGGATGGACGCCCCGCTCACCACGCCATGGCACTGGGCGCCATGGGCTCACTGATGCTGGCGATGGTCACCCGCGTGAGTTGCACCCATGGCGGTCAGCCTGTGGTGGCTGACCAATGGGTGTGGTGGAGCTTTCTGTCCTTGCAGCTCGTGGTGGTGCTGCGACTGGCCGCTGGGTGGATGTCGGCGCTCCTGGCCACGCCACTCATGCAAATCGCCTTGATGGCCTGGTCTCTGATCATGATCGGCTGGGCCTGGCGGCTGATGGGTTGGTCACTGCGCGCCCGTCATCCAGCTCGATGA
- the ubiT gene encoding ubiquinone anaerobic biosynthesis accessory factor UbiT — MMRHQDALWQALACGAPVFRRLPTWPLAQLAARALTERWWPLVPPDVQVQLSGGTVEVVVTDLGLCVRLVAGARGISAAPVSSTHTLRIQAQARHFMALMQGDEDPDTLFFDRRLVMEGDTAYGLLLKNTLDALGPIDWRPWHPPGRTSGPRSSSWMTGAQ; from the coding sequence ATGATGCGACATCAAGACGCACTCTGGCAGGCCCTGGCCTGCGGTGCCCCGGTCTTCCGCCGCTTGCCCACGTGGCCCCTGGCTCAGTTGGCGGCCCGCGCCCTGACGGAGCGGTGGTGGCCCTTGGTGCCGCCAGATGTGCAGGTGCAGTTGTCCGGCGGCACGGTGGAGGTGGTCGTCACCGATCTGGGGCTGTGTGTCCGACTGGTGGCGGGCGCGCGAGGGATCTCGGCAGCGCCCGTGTCGAGCACGCACACCCTGCGCATTCAAGCGCAGGCTCGGCACTTCATGGCTCTGATGCAGGGCGATGAAGATCCGGATACCTTGTTCTTCGACCGTCGCCTGGTGATGGAGGGTGACACGGCCTATGGCTTGCTGTTAAAGAATACGCTGGACGCCCTCGGGCCGATCGACTGGCGTCCATGGCATCCTCCTGGTCGGACGAGCGGGCCGCGCTCATCGAGCTGGATGACGGGCGCGCAGTGA
- a CDS encoding U32 family peptidase, with amino-acid sequence MTMDLTVGPVQYHWPRETLLRFYADLADQPVQQVVLGEVVCSRRRDLKTTDWLALGRELRQAGKRVWMGTLALIETEAELRAVRHWAEQDDLGLEANDAAAVYLAWKSGRPWRIGLHVNVYSVDALREYRAMGAVAWVPPVELDLDTIAHVLRVGPEGLEGEVCAFGRLPLALSARCFTARHHGVQKDHCGFICQNDPDGLTMLSQEGEPFLAINGIQTQSAAVQSWLGDLPAIREAGVNSLRLSPCSRDFFEVIGWHQRALAGECSAEDAVQGLRTLALPGVLANGYLRHRTPGMQWSLYA; translated from the coding sequence ATGACCATGGATCTGACCGTGGGGCCGGTGCAATACCACTGGCCACGAGAAACCCTGCTGCGCTTCTATGCTGATCTGGCCGACCAGCCCGTGCAGCAGGTGGTGTTGGGTGAGGTGGTGTGCTCTCGCCGCCGCGATCTGAAGACCACCGACTGGCTGGCCTTGGGGCGCGAGTTGCGTCAGGCGGGCAAGCGCGTGTGGATGGGCACCCTGGCCTTGATCGAAACCGAGGCCGAGTTACGCGCGGTGCGGCACTGGGCCGAGCAGGACGATCTGGGCCTGGAAGCCAACGATGCAGCGGCGGTCTACCTGGCCTGGAAAAGCGGCCGCCCCTGGCGCATTGGTCTGCACGTGAATGTCTACAGCGTCGATGCCTTGCGGGAGTACCGTGCCATGGGGGCGGTGGCGTGGGTGCCGCCCGTCGAACTGGACTTGGACACCATCGCCCACGTCCTTCGCGTGGGCCCTGAGGGCCTGGAGGGCGAAGTCTGCGCCTTTGGGCGCTTGCCGCTGGCCTTGTCCGCTCGGTGCTTCACGGCGCGCCACCATGGGGTGCAGAAGGATCACTGCGGATTCATCTGCCAGAACGATCCCGACGGCCTGACCATGCTGTCGCAAGAGGGTGAGCCGTTTCTGGCCATCAATGGCATCCAGACACAGTCTGCAGCGGTGCAGTCCTGGCTGGGAGACCTGCCCGCCATTCGGGAGGCCGGGGTGAACAGCCTGAGGCTGTCGCCTTGCTCCAGGGATTTCTTCGAGGTGATCGGTTGGCATCAGCGCGCCCTCGCGGGGGAGTGCTCCGCTGAAGACGCGGTACAGGGCCTGCGCACTCTGGCGCTGCCCGGGGTTCTGGCCAATGGCTATCTGCGCCACCGAACACCCGGTATGCAATGGAGTCTCTACGCATGA
- the ubiU gene encoding ubiquinone anaerobic biosynthesis protein UbiU, translating into MNDFSKPELVCPAGSPRAFDKALEAGADAVYLGLRDPTNARNFAGLNFTPREVADAVARAHRHGRKVLMALNTFAHATDPAPWFRAVDAAAQAGVDALIAADAAVLAYACRVHPDLRRHLSVQASATNHAAIALYHERYGIQRAVLPRVLTLPQVAHVVRNTPVEIEVFGFGSLCVMVEGRCALSSYATGCSPNNAGVCSPAEAVRWDEQQGVVNARLGGVLIDRYAPDESRAYPTLCKGRFEVAGQVDHALEEPTSLNTLDVLPDLWRAGVRAIKIEGRQRSAAYIEQVTRVWRQAIDRLSPTTSDWAPNAQWHDTLARLSEGRQTTLGALSRPWQ; encoded by the coding sequence ATGAATGATTTTTCCAAGCCGGAGCTGGTCTGCCCAGCCGGCTCGCCCCGAGCCTTCGACAAGGCCCTGGAGGCCGGGGCCGACGCTGTTTACCTGGGTTTGCGTGACCCCACCAATGCGCGCAACTTTGCGGGCCTGAACTTCACACCCCGCGAAGTGGCTGATGCCGTGGCCCGCGCCCATCGCCACGGGCGCAAGGTCTTGATGGCGTTGAATACCTTTGCGCATGCCACCGATCCCGCACCGTGGTTCAGGGCGGTTGACGCTGCCGCGCAAGCTGGGGTCGATGCCTTGATCGCCGCCGACGCGGCGGTACTGGCCTATGCGTGCCGGGTGCATCCTGATCTGAGGCGACACCTGTCGGTTCAGGCGTCTGCCACCAACCACGCGGCCATCGCGCTCTACCATGAGCGCTATGGCATCCAGCGTGCGGTACTGCCGCGCGTGCTGACACTGCCGCAGGTGGCGCATGTGGTGCGCAACACACCCGTCGAGATCGAAGTGTTTGGCTTTGGCAGCCTGTGTGTCATGGTCGAAGGGCGCTGCGCGCTCTCGTCTTATGCCACCGGGTGCTCACCCAACAACGCCGGGGTGTGTTCCCCGGCCGAGGCCGTGCGTTGGGATGAACAGCAGGGGGTGGTGAACGCTCGGCTGGGTGGTGTGCTCATTGATCGATATGCGCCCGATGAGTCGCGAGCGTATCCCACCCTTTGCAAGGGGCGCTTCGAGGTGGCGGGCCAGGTCGATCACGCGCTGGAGGAACCCACCAGCCTCAACACCCTGGACGTGTTGCCCGATTTATGGCGAGCGGGGGTGCGGGCCATCAAGATCGAAGGGAGACAGCGCAGCGCGGCGTACATCGAACAGGTTACGCGGGTGTGGCGGCAGGCCATTGATCGCCTCAGCCCGACAACGTCTGACTGGGCACCGAACGCCCAGTGGCATGACACCCTGGCCCGCTTGTCCGAGGGGCGGCAGACCACCCTTGGGGCGCTCAGCCGGCCCTGGCAATGA
- a CDS encoding TolC family protein → MIPSTLSRVAMAAALLALGGCTTIQVDVPPVSFAVPGQFDAVGEPTSGDPAIDIARWWKGFGDPALSELVEAGLRHNSDVRIALARLAEARAYLDVADSTRQPAVEAGASVSRGKQDATTPSAAGLSLPGPLPLPIPIQTGDLPSANIPWGNARSHGVVMAWELDVFGGLRAQSDMVASLVLGAQEQVHGARLLVAGDIASNYIEARAAMQRMALLDEAIGVATRLKAYAQGRFNAGQATSSDVDRAEIEWLHAQSKKEPLQALLHRHLKRLAVLTGRTPQSIQVLPVSAKSLVAPPLPPRLPGQVLERRPDVRGAAYKLRAQASKLGAAKSELFPKFYLGLSSVIGRAYPDDADSGGFSLQRIGVGVRLPIFHGGRIRANIAANQAQLDGLAVEYEKAILSALEDVENAYVAKKAFDSQHRHLVRTAELARRVADQREALFMRGQDLLQPALEARVKAFEREDERVRADTDHLLYTVQLYKALGGGWRAEEPQVEAAKERVEPLPSGEEVRGL, encoded by the coding sequence ATGATTCCCTCCACCTTGTCGCGTGTGGCCATGGCGGCCGCCCTGCTGGCCCTCGGGGGCTGCACCACCATCCAGGTTGATGTGCCTCCGGTCAGTTTTGCCGTACCTGGTCAGTTTGACGCTGTGGGTGAGCCCACATCGGGCGATCCCGCCATCGACATCGCTCGCTGGTGGAAGGGGTTTGGCGACCCCGCCTTGAGCGAACTGGTCGAAGCAGGGCTGCGGCACAACAGCGATGTACGCATTGCCCTGGCCCGCCTGGCTGAGGCGCGCGCCTACCTGGATGTGGCCGACTCCACCCGTCAACCGGCGGTGGAGGCCGGTGCCAGCGTGTCCCGTGGCAAGCAGGATGCCACCACGCCCAGCGCAGCGGGGCTGAGTCTGCCAGGCCCCTTGCCGCTGCCCATTCCGATTCAGACGGGTGATCTGCCTTCGGCCAACATCCCCTGGGGGAACGCCCGCAGTCATGGGGTCGTCATGGCCTGGGAGCTGGATGTGTTCGGTGGGCTGAGGGCGCAATCCGACATGGTGGCCAGTCTGGTGCTGGGCGCCCAGGAGCAAGTCCATGGGGCTCGATTGCTGGTGGCGGGTGACATTGCCAGCAACTACATCGAAGCCCGCGCCGCCATGCAGCGGATGGCCTTGCTGGATGAGGCCATTGGGGTGGCTACCCGTTTGAAGGCCTACGCACAAGGGCGATTCAATGCCGGGCAGGCCACGTCCTCCGATGTGGATCGTGCCGAGATCGAGTGGCTGCACGCACAGTCCAAGAAAGAGCCCTTGCAGGCCCTGTTGCATCGGCATCTGAAGCGGCTGGCCGTGCTCACGGGCCGTACCCCTCAATCCATCCAGGTATTGCCCGTGAGTGCCAAGTCGTTGGTGGCACCCCCTTTGCCCCCGCGTTTGCCCGGTCAGGTTCTGGAGCGACGGCCTGATGTACGAGGCGCCGCCTACAAGCTGCGTGCGCAGGCCAGTAAGCTGGGTGCAGCCAAGTCCGAGCTCTTTCCCAAGTTCTATCTGGGCTTGAGTTCCGTGATCGGGCGGGCCTATCCGGATGATGCCGACAGCGGGGGCTTCTCGCTGCAGCGTATCGGCGTGGGCGTGCGTTTACCCATCTTCCATGGGGGGCGCATCCGCGCCAACATCGCGGCGAATCAGGCGCAGCTGGATGGATTGGCCGTGGAGTACGAGAAGGCCATCCTGTCGGCATTGGAGGACGTTGAAAATGCTTATGTGGCCAAGAAAGCCTTCGACAGTCAGCATCGGCATCTGGTGCGCACCGCCGAGCTGGCCCGGCGTGTGGCCGACCAGCGTGAGGCCTTGTTCATGCGGGGGCAGGATCTGCTGCAGCCTGCGCTGGAGGCTCGGGTCAAGGCGTTCGAGCGCGAAGACGAGCGCGTGAGGGCGGATACCGATCACCTGCTCTACACCGTGCAGCTGTACAAAGCCTTGGGCGGCGGCTGGCGGGCTGAAGAGCCGCAGGTCGAGGCCGCCAAGGAGCGTGTGGAGCCCTTGCCATCTGGCGAGGAGGTCCGTGGTTTGTGA
- a CDS encoding ABC transporter permease, with translation MALWFYNVWHLGLKELRCVLKDVTMMAAILVSFTVAVYVVAVGTKTDVNHVGVGVIDRDQSSLSVRLRDAIRPPLFQSPVMVQEEEAMRGLETGRFLFVVDIPEHFEADVHGYRSPAIQIHMDATAMAQGRLGNAYLDEIILRETLAHLRVDGIDARLPTRPVVHVQFNPNHTSSWFTSVMQLINNVTVLSVVLVGAAVIRERERGTIEHLLVMPVRPSEIAMAKILANGLVILLAVGLSLQLVVQGLLAVPPAGSATLFLSGTALYLFSLTALGILLATMASSMPQFGLLAVPVFVIMYLLSGSATPRENMPQWLQYAMQLSPSTHYTLLAQGVLYRGAGLGIVWPQMLTMLLIGGAFLGVALLRFRVMLARQG, from the coding sequence ATGGCCTTGTGGTTCTACAACGTCTGGCACCTGGGGCTCAAAGAGCTGCGCTGTGTGCTCAAGGATGTCACGATGATGGCCGCCATCCTCGTGTCCTTCACGGTGGCGGTGTACGTGGTGGCCGTGGGCACCAAGACCGACGTCAACCATGTCGGGGTCGGGGTCATCGATCGGGATCAATCTTCCCTGTCGGTTCGCTTGCGCGACGCGATCCGTCCCCCTCTGTTTCAGTCACCCGTCATGGTTCAGGAAGAGGAGGCCATGCGGGGGCTTGAGACGGGCCGATTCCTGTTTGTGGTGGACATCCCCGAGCACTTCGAGGCGGATGTGCACGGCTACCGCTCGCCCGCCATCCAGATCCACATGGATGCCACGGCCATGGCGCAGGGCCGCCTGGGCAATGCCTACCTGGACGAGATCATCCTGCGCGAAACGCTGGCCCACCTGAGGGTTGACGGCATCGATGCGCGCCTGCCCACCAGGCCGGTGGTGCATGTGCAGTTCAACCCCAACCATACCTCGTCATGGTTCACCTCGGTCATGCAGTTGATCAACAACGTGACCGTGCTGTCAGTCGTGCTGGTGGGCGCGGCGGTCATCCGTGAGCGCGAGCGCGGCACCATCGAGCACTTGCTGGTCATGCCCGTGCGGCCCAGCGAGATCGCCATGGCCAAGATCCTGGCCAACGGTCTGGTCATCCTGCTGGCGGTGGGACTGTCCTTGCAGTTGGTGGTGCAAGGCCTGTTGGCGGTGCCGCCAGCAGGCTCGGCCACACTGTTCCTGTCCGGTACGGCGCTCTACCTTTTTTCACTGACCGCACTGGGCATCCTGCTGGCCACCATGGCCTCGTCCATGCCGCAGTTCGGCCTCTTGGCCGTGCCGGTCTTCGTGATCATGTATTTGCTGTCGGGCTCGGCCACGCCGCGCGAGAACATGCCGCAGTGGTTGCAATACGCCATGCAGCTGTCCCCGTCCACCCACTACACCTTGTTGGCTCAGGGGGTGCTGTATCGCGGCGCCGGTCTGGGCATCGTGTGGCCGCAAATGCTCACCATGCTCCTCATTGGAGGAGCCTTTCTGGGGGTGGCCTTGCTTCGCTTCCGTGTGATGTTGGCGCGTCAGGGGTGA
- the rbbA gene encoding ribosome-associated ATPase/putative transporter RbbA — protein sequence MSYAVQIEAVTHRYGAVLALDGVSLNLPQGRTIGLVGPDGVGKSTLLGLIAGVKRLQSGRVTVLGTDVQKADARQALLPRVAFMPQGLGRALYRSLSVYDNIDFAARLFGVPEAERDARIRSLLVATGLDPFPERPAGKLSGGMKQKVALCSALVHNPDLLILDEPTTGVDPLSRRQFWALVEGLRVQRPHMTVLVATAYMEEAERFEHLIAMADGRVLVNAPTIDVMMQTRAATLEDAYVKLAGQGDGEPLVIPPLPHRDGPPAMEAHGLTRRFGDFTAVHDVNFRIEQGEIFGFLGSNGCGKTTTMKMLTGLLDITEGQASLLGRPVNAGDLTNRLNIGYMSQAFSLYEELSVRQNLVLHARLYRMDPRTADAEIDRALQVFELSRHVDKAPADLSLGIRQRLQLAAACLHKPAVLILDEPTSGVDPAARDMFWRHLIRLSREEGVTLFVSTHFMNEAQRCDRISLMHHGRVLAVGAPQALCEAQGCETLEQAFIDYLEADAELTHVPKPDTTHDPMDTSPGIVPGDAAGWTAPTGLAAWWARMWAFARREAMELRHDTIRLTFAFLGPLILLCAGSWGLSFDVDRIAYAVLDRDQSSESRGLIAHFDGSTYFDQQAPLHHVDDIDATLKSGHTWLVIDIPPGFGRDLVGMRQPEVAFYVDGADLVRANHIANSARAVALSHALAYARAIPGAEIPALPVRTEPRLSFNQDYRSIHTFAPGVLMLAMTLVPAMLTALGVVREKEMGTITNLYSAPGTISEFLVGKQLPYIALTFLSFLTLVLVLTLVFDVWVQGSLLGLAIGALAYAVAITGMGMLVSSFVQTQVAAQFLTAILCVIITTSFAGLLSPTSTLEGLNSALAQFFPASWFQQISLGTITKGWPLSWPALWTSTAALLGFGVLYVALARSLVRKQER from the coding sequence ATGTCGTACGCGGTGCAGATCGAGGCAGTGACCCACCGCTACGGCGCGGTGCTTGCACTGGATGGCGTCAGTCTGAATCTGCCGCAGGGGCGGACCATCGGGCTGGTCGGACCCGATGGGGTGGGCAAATCTACCTTGCTGGGCCTGATCGCCGGTGTCAAGCGATTGCAAAGTGGCCGTGTCACGGTGCTGGGCACCGATGTGCAGAAAGCCGATGCCCGCCAGGCGCTGCTGCCCCGAGTGGCCTTCATGCCGCAGGGGCTGGGCCGGGCGCTGTACCGTTCGCTGTCCGTGTATGACAACATCGACTTCGCCGCACGGCTGTTTGGTGTACCCGAAGCCGAGCGTGATGCCCGCATTCGCAGCCTGCTGGTGGCGACAGGGCTGGATCCCTTCCCCGAACGCCCAGCCGGCAAGCTCTCGGGCGGCATGAAGCAGAAGGTGGCGCTGTGCAGCGCGCTGGTGCACAACCCCGATCTGCTCATTCTGGATGAGCCCACGACGGGGGTGGATCCGCTCTCACGTCGGCAGTTCTGGGCCCTGGTGGAGGGGCTGCGTGTGCAGCGCCCACACATGACGGTGCTGGTGGCCACGGCTTACATGGAAGAGGCTGAGCGATTCGAGCACCTCATCGCCATGGCGGATGGCAGGGTGCTGGTCAACGCCCCGACCATCGACGTGATGATGCAGACCCGCGCAGCCACGCTGGAGGATGCGTACGTGAAGCTGGCCGGGCAGGGCGATGGTGAGCCCCTGGTCATCCCTCCGCTGCCTCACCGGGACGGTCCACCGGCCATGGAGGCCCATGGCCTGACGCGCCGGTTTGGTGACTTCACGGCCGTGCATGACGTCAACTTCCGCATTGAGCAAGGCGAGATCTTTGGCTTCCTTGGCTCCAACGGTTGTGGCAAGACCACCACCATGAAGATGCTGACGGGCTTGCTGGACATCACTGAAGGACAGGCCAGCCTCCTGGGCCGCCCTGTCAATGCGGGCGACCTGACCAACCGATTGAACATCGGGTACATGTCGCAGGCCTTCTCCTTGTATGAAGAGCTGTCGGTACGGCAGAACCTGGTGCTGCACGCGCGCTTGTACCGCATGGATCCGCGCACCGCCGACGCCGAGATCGACCGTGCGCTGCAGGTGTTCGAACTCAGCCGGCACGTTGACAAGGCCCCGGCCGACCTGTCGCTGGGGATTCGCCAGCGGCTGCAGCTGGCCGCCGCCTGCCTGCACAAGCCGGCTGTGCTGATCCTGGACGAACCCACCTCCGGGGTGGACCCGGCGGCCCGCGACATGTTCTGGCGACACCTGATTCGTCTGTCGCGTGAGGAGGGGGTGACCCTCTTTGTGTCCACCCACTTCATGAACGAGGCGCAGCGCTGCGACCGCATCTCCTTGATGCACCATGGCCGGGTGTTGGCGGTGGGCGCCCCGCAGGCTCTGTGTGAGGCGCAGGGTTGCGAAACGCTGGAGCAGGCCTTCATCGACTACCTGGAGGCCGATGCCGAGCTCACGCATGTGCCCAAACCTGATACCACGCACGACCCGATGGACACTTCTCCGGGCATCGTGCCGGGCGATGCAGCGGGCTGGACAGCGCCGACCGGCCTGGCCGCCTGGTGGGCCCGCATGTGGGCCTTCGCCCGGCGAGAGGCCATGGAGTTGCGTCATGACACCATCCGGCTGACCTTCGCATTCCTGGGGCCGCTCATCCTGCTGTGCGCCGGATCCTGGGGGCTGAGTTTTGACGTGGACCGCATTGCTTATGCCGTGCTGGACCGAGACCAGAGCAGCGAAAGCCGCGGGCTGATCGCCCACTTTGATGGCTCGACTTACTTCGATCAGCAGGCCCCTCTGCACCATGTCGATGACATCGATGCCACCTTGAAGAGCGGGCACACCTGGCTGGTCATCGACATTCCCCCAGGCTTTGGTCGCGATCTGGTGGGCATGCGCCAGCCTGAGGTGGCGTTCTATGTGGATGGCGCCGATCTGGTGCGTGCCAACCACATCGCCAACAGCGCCAGGGCCGTGGCGTTGTCGCATGCCTTGGCGTATGCGCGGGCAATTCCCGGGGCGGAGATTCCGGCCTTGCCGGTGCGCACCGAGCCGCGGCTGTCCTTCAACCAGGATTACCGCAGCATCCACACTTTCGCGCCGGGGGTGCTGATGCTGGCCATGACCCTGGTGCCGGCCATGTTGACCGCGTTGGGGGTGGTGCGAGAAAAAGAGATGGGCACCATCACCAACCTGTACTCGGCCCCCGGCACCATCAGCGAGTTTCTGGTGGGCAAGCAACTGCCCTACATCGCGCTCACCTTCCTCAGCTTTCTGACCTTGGTGCTGGTGCTGACGTTGGTGTTCGACGTGTGGGTGCAGGGCAGTCTGCTGGGCCTGGCCATCGGGGCCCTGGCCTACGCCGTGGCCATCACGGGCATGGGCATGCTGGTGTCATCCTTCGTGCAGACCCAAGTGGCGGCACAGTTTCTGACGGCCATCTTGTGCGTGATCATCACCACCAGCTTTGCGGGGCTGCTCAGCCCCACCTCCACCCTGGAGGGACTCAACAGCGCGCTGGCCCAGTTCTTCCCGGCCTCGTGGTTCCAGCAGATCAGCCTGGGCACCATCACCAAGGGGTGGCCGTTGTCCTGGCCCGCGCTGTGGACATCCACCGCAGCGCTGCTGGGCTTTGGGGTGCTCTATGTGGCACTGGCCCGATCACTGGTTCGAAAGCAGGAGCGCTGA
- a CDS encoding HlyD family secretion protein, producing the protein MNNLTAKLGRYKGFILGVGVSALAVSAAWGTWAILGSSTPAHQLFKGNGRLEVQRVEIATKFPGKVVTVEVQEGQSIKAGDVIARMDTTDLEGQLAGVQAMRQRAIQAMGRAQGEVQVQSIKARVAQLELDNASDLHHDGLISQSELQKRQAQRDGERAGISIATSAVGEARAAKEEAEAGILRLRQAIADHTLRAPMDGRIEHRVVEPSSVIPAGGRVATLLDVSQVHMTIFVPSAIAGQLRIGDEARIVLDAAPDVPLPAKVAFVASDAQFTPKHVETQKERDKLSYRVKLALPESVALQHAALLKGGLTGMGVVRTSVAPADSAWSEQRDEFLALK; encoded by the coding sequence ATGAACAACCTGACTGCAAAGCTGGGCCGCTACAAAGGCTTCATCCTGGGGGTTGGGGTCTCGGCCCTGGCTGTGTCGGCCGCCTGGGGAACCTGGGCCATCCTGGGTAGCAGCACCCCCGCGCACCAGCTCTTCAAGGGCAATGGTCGCCTGGAAGTGCAGCGCGTGGAGATCGCCACCAAGTTCCCGGGCAAGGTGGTCACCGTTGAGGTACAGGAAGGCCAAAGCATCAAGGCTGGCGACGTGATCGCCCGCATGGACACCACCGACCTGGAGGGGCAACTGGCTGGCGTGCAGGCCATGCGCCAGCGGGCCATTCAGGCCATGGGTCGGGCCCAAGGTGAGGTGCAGGTGCAGTCGATCAAGGCCCGCGTGGCGCAACTGGAACTCGACAACGCCAGCGACCTGCATCATGACGGCCTCATCTCTCAGTCGGAGTTGCAAAAGCGGCAGGCCCAACGCGATGGTGAGCGCGCGGGCATTTCCATCGCCACCTCGGCTGTGGGTGAGGCCCGCGCTGCCAAGGAGGAAGCCGAGGCCGGTATCTTGCGTTTGCGCCAGGCGATCGCCGATCACACCTTGCGCGCACCCATGGATGGGCGCATCGAGCACCGGGTGGTCGAGCCCAGTTCGGTCATTCCTGCTGGCGGTCGTGTGGCCACGCTGCTGGACGTGAGCCAGGTGCACATGACGATCTTTGTGCCGTCGGCGATCGCCGGTCAGTTGCGCATTGGCGATGAGGCCCGCATCGTGCTGGATGCCGCTCCGGATGTGCCGCTGCCTGCGAAGGTGGCCTTTGTGGCCTCGGATGCACAGTTCACGCCCAAGCACGTCGAGACCCAGAAAGAGCGCGACAAGCTGAGCTACCGCGTCAAGCTGGCCCTGCCCGAGTCCGTGGCCTTGCAGCATGCAGCCTTGCTCAAGGGCGGTTTGACGGGCATGGGTGTGGTGCGCACCAGCGTTGCACCGGCTGATTCAGCCTGGTCCGAACAGCGTGATGAGTTCCTGGCCCTGAAGTGA